A genomic region of Chryseobacterium sp. KACC 21268 contains the following coding sequences:
- a CDS encoding aldo/keto reductase: MKQVILNNGTDIPEIGFGTWQTTESVQKTVKTALEAGYTHIDTADIYGNEAEIGEAIQQSGIDRKNLYLTTKIWNSNRSAAGVKNSVEQSLRKLKTDYLDLLLIHWPANAKQFENWKEINAETWKAMEELNRSGVVKTIGVSNFMLPQLKALLETAEVIPAVNQIEFHPGYTQDETVNYSKEKGIVIEAWSTIGSGRLLKDEDLKDIADNYGVSPAILCIQFCLQCGTVVLPKSENPKNIKNNLHFERFKISETDMKALKTLEETGFSGLNPETVDF; the protein is encoded by the coding sequence ATGAAACAAGTCATTCTAAATAATGGGACCGACATCCCAGAAATTGGTTTTGGTACCTGGCAAACTACAGAGAGCGTTCAAAAAACTGTAAAGACCGCATTGGAAGCAGGCTACACGCATATTGATACGGCGGACATCTACGGAAATGAAGCGGAAATAGGAGAGGCGATCCAACAATCTGGGATTGATAGGAAAAATTTGTATCTGACGACCAAGATTTGGAACAGCAATAGAAGCGCAGCTGGTGTGAAAAACTCTGTAGAACAGTCTCTTAGAAAACTTAAGACAGATTATCTCGATCTCCTTTTGATTCATTGGCCTGCTAATGCGAAACAATTTGAAAATTGGAAAGAGATCAATGCAGAAACCTGGAAAGCGATGGAAGAATTGAATAGGTCTGGTGTTGTAAAAACAATTGGTGTAAGCAACTTTATGCTGCCACAACTAAAAGCTTTGTTGGAAACAGCGGAAGTGATTCCTGCAGTCAATCAGATCGAGTTTCATCCAGGATACACCCAAGACGAAACGGTGAACTATTCCAAAGAAAAGGGAATCGTGATAGAAGCCTGGAGTACAATTGGTTCCGGAAGACTATTGAAAGATGAGGATTTGAAAGATATTGCAGATAATTATGGCGTTTCGCCAGCAATCCTATGCATTCAGTTTTGTTTGCAATGTGGCACGGTGGTTTTGCCGAAATCTGAAAATCCCAAGAATATCAAAAATAATTTGCATTTCGAAAGATTCAAAATTTCAGAGACCGATATGAAAGCACTGAAAACCCTGGAAGAAACAGGTTTCTCTGGTTTGAATCCAGAAACTGTCGATTTTTAA
- the dacB gene encoding D-alanyl-D-alanine carboxypeptidase/D-alanyl-D-alanine-endopeptidase, whose product MKTFLLIPLVISQTVFCQSVSADLDKSVKEMMSAPNALSANLSFYVSDENGNLVYEFNGNKGLSTASTQKIFTSVAALEILGKDFQFKTTASYSGKISNGNLDGDFYITSNGDPTLGSWRYEAYKPENFKQKLLEAVKKSGIKKISGNLIIDDSYFDFQSTPGGWPWNDLGNYYGAGTFGVNWRENQFDININGNQIKNYSYDLENVNWVNELKTGGSSDQSLIFTAPHSETAIINGMLPAGKVTTVSGATPNPPMQLAIEIKKTLEENGISVSGKVSTYYNEKLEGKSVAKAPTSNLIFEYRSPTLEKIVYWFLRKSINLYGETLIKTMAKEKRNNPTFETGIDFLKDFWKSKGINANMINFADGSGLSPQNYVSAKAQVQALLYAKKQNYFDVFYEGFPTQNGIKMKSGTIKDSKSFAGYQTSKTGKKYVFSIILNNYQGGNISTALFKVLDNLK is encoded by the coding sequence ATGAAGACCTTTCTTTTGATTCCATTAGTTATATCGCAAACCGTATTTTGTCAATCGGTTTCTGCTGACCTTGATAAATCGGTGAAAGAAATGATGTCTGCACCAAATGCTTTGTCTGCTAATCTTTCGTTCTACGTTTCAGATGAGAATGGAAATCTGGTTTATGAATTCAACGGGAACAAAGGTCTTTCGACGGCAAGTACACAGAAGATCTTTACTTCTGTGGCGGCTTTGGAAATCTTGGGGAAAGATTTTCAATTCAAAACAACCGCTTCATATTCTGGTAAAATATCGAACGGGAATTTGGATGGTGATTTCTACATCACTTCAAATGGCGATCCGACTTTGGGAAGTTGGCGCTACGAAGCCTACAAACCAGAAAATTTCAAGCAAAAACTACTAGAAGCTGTCAAGAAATCGGGCATCAAAAAAATCTCTGGTAATTTAATTATTGATGATTCTTATTTCGATTTCCAAAGTACGCCTGGCGGTTGGCCTTGGAACGACTTGGGAAATTATTACGGCGCTGGAACTTTTGGCGTGAATTGGAGAGAGAATCAATTTGATATCAACATCAATGGCAATCAGATCAAGAACTATTCTTATGATCTGGAAAATGTGAATTGGGTCAATGAATTGAAAACCGGCGGAAGCTCCGACCAAAGTCTCATCTTCACTGCGCCACATTCTGAAACTGCAATTATCAACGGAATGTTGCCCGCAGGAAAAGTTACAACTGTTTCTGGTGCAACACCCAATCCTCCAATGCAGTTAGCTATTGAAATCAAGAAAACGCTTGAAGAAAATGGGATCTCGGTTTCTGGAAAAGTATCGACTTATTATAATGAAAAATTAGAAGGGAAATCTGTTGCAAAAGCTCCGACTTCAAATCTAATTTTCGAATACAGATCGCCTACGCTGGAAAAAATCGTTTATTGGTTTTTGAGAAAAAGTATCAATCTCTATGGAGAAACGCTCATCAAAACAATGGCAAAAGAGAAACGCAACAATCCTACTTTTGAAACAGGAATTGACTTTTTGAAAGACTTTTGGAAATCAAAAGGAATCAATGCTAATATGATTAATTTTGCTGACGGAAGTGGTCTTTCGCCTCAAAATTATGTCTCGGCGAAAGCGCAGGTGCAAGCTTTGTTGTATGCGAAAAAACAAAATTATTTCGATGTTTTCTATGAAGGATTTCCGACGCAAAATGGCATAAAAATGAAAAGTGGAACGATTAAAGACAGCAAATCTTTCGCCGGTTATCAGACTTCTAAAACTGGAAAGAAATATGTATTTTCCATCATTCTTAATAATTATCAGGGTGGAAATATTAGTACTGCATTGTTTAAGGTTTTGGATAATCTGAAATAA
- a CDS encoding nuclear transport factor 2 family protein, translated as MKALKILIFGVVLCSMTTSCKDSIEKIQAKNEMVIENYFKLFNEHQWKELSEFYVENAEFKDPSFGNGIVKQSKAEFVKKYTELNQVFPDLKDKVIQVYPSGDKNIIVEFVSTGTAPDQSKFELPITTIFTIEDGKITKDYTYYNNFEEAK; from the coding sequence ATGAAAGCGCTTAAAATTCTGATTTTTGGAGTAGTTTTATGTTCAATGACCACTTCTTGTAAAGATTCCATAGAAAAAATTCAAGCAAAAAATGAAATGGTGATTGAGAATTATTTCAAACTTTTCAACGAACATCAATGGAAAGAGCTTTCAGAGTTTTATGTTGAAAATGCAGAATTCAAAGACCCCTCTTTTGGAAATGGGATCGTGAAACAATCTAAAGCTGAATTTGTTAAAAAATATACGGAGCTTAATCAAGTATTTCCGGATTTAAAAGACAAAGTAATTCAGGTTTATCCATCTGGCGACAAGAATATTATTGTTGAATTTGTTTCGACTGGAACTGCGCCAGATCAATCGAAATTTGAACTTCCCATCACCACTATTTTTACTATTGAAGATGGAAAAATAACCAAAGATTATACTTATTACAATAATTTTGAAGAAGCAAAATAA
- a CDS encoding LytTR family DNA-binding domain-containing protein, which translates to MIENNFTIIKSDKRLVKLNFDQISIIKGLGNYVEIFMTDDRKFVYYKSLKELIDKLPDEFMRVHNSYIINLKNVEYFEDNQLIIGKNKIAVAKSYKYCLLESIDKLLL; encoded by the coding sequence ATGATTGAAAATAATTTTACTATTATAAAATCTGACAAAAGGCTGGTCAAACTAAATTTCGACCAAATTTCCATCATCAAAGGTCTAGGTAATTACGTTGAGATTTTTATGACCGATGACAGAAAATTCGTTTATTACAAATCATTAAAAGAATTGATAGATAAACTTCCAGATGAGTTTATGAGAGTTCATAATTCTTATATCATTAATTTAAAAAATGTAGAATATTTCGAAGATAATCAGCTTATCATAGGTAAAAACAAAATTGCGGTGGCCAAAAGTTACAAATATTGTCTGCTAGAAAGCATAGATAAATTATTATTGTAA
- a CDS encoding shikimate dehydrogenase, protein MEKQEFGLLGKNISYSFSKKYFEEKFRKLFLKDYSYNFFDIPEIDHLNSVTENPNLVGMNVTIPYKQAIIPFLDELSDEASQIGAVNCVSFQNGKKIGYNTDAFGFEKTLLINKKEHHKKALILGDGGAAKAVRYILDKHNIEHKTVSRKSEINFENLSEDLVRDSLVIVQTTPVGTFPNIEDAVPFPFDAITDKHYVIDLIYNPSETAFLRRSAEKGATTLNGFYMLEQQAEKAWEVWNK, encoded by the coding sequence ATGGAAAAACAGGAATTCGGTTTACTAGGAAAGAATATTTCTTACTCATTTTCAAAAAAATACTTCGAAGAGAAATTCAGAAAACTATTTTTGAAGGATTACAGCTATAACTTTTTTGATATTCCCGAAATTGACCATTTAAATTCTGTCACAGAAAATCCAAATCTTGTTGGGATGAATGTCACGATTCCTTACAAACAGGCCATTATTCCGTTCCTTGATGAATTAAGTGACGAAGCTTCACAGATTGGCGCAGTGAATTGCGTAAGCTTTCAAAATGGAAAAAAAATCGGATATAACACCGACGCTTTCGGATTTGAGAAAACGCTTCTCATCAATAAAAAAGAACACCACAAAAAAGCCCTGATCCTCGGAGATGGCGGCGCTGCAAAGGCCGTGAGATATATTCTAGACAAGCACAACATTGAACACAAAACAGTTTCCAGAAAGTCGGAGATCAATTTTGAAAACCTTTCTGAAGATCTGGTGAGAGATTCATTGGTAATTGTACAAACCACGCCAGTCGGCACTTTCCCGAATATTGAAGACGCAGTTCCTTTTCCATTTGATGCGATCACGGATAAACATTACGTCATCGATTTGATCTACAATCCGTCAGAAACAGCTTTCCTGAGAAGATCTGCGGAAAAAGGCGCAACCACTTTAAATGGTTTTTATATGCTGGAGCAACAGGCAGAAAAAGCGTGGGAAGTTTGGAATAAATAG
- a CDS encoding alpha-ketoglutarate-dependent dioxygenase AlkB, with the protein MSLFDDQFELLENILPYDGITSYYGKVFSEDEANDYFNKLMTEIEWKSDEAVIFGKLIETKRKVAWYGNEAFSYTYSGRTKTALTWNKTLLEIKEKIESVSGENFNSCLLNLYHDGSEGMAYHSDGEKDLKENGAISSVSFGAERKFNFKHKTTKELVSLILENGSLLMMKDTTQKFWLHRLPTTTRIIKPRISLTFRTIDKSKN; encoded by the coding sequence ATGAGCCTTTTTGACGACCAATTTGAATTACTAGAAAACATCCTGCCATACGACGGCATCACTTCCTACTACGGAAAAGTTTTTTCTGAGGATGAAGCGAATGATTATTTCAACAAATTAATGACAGAAATTGAATGGAAAAGTGATGAAGCCGTGATCTTCGGAAAACTCATTGAAACCAAAAGAAAAGTCGCCTGGTACGGAAACGAAGCTTTCAGTTATACTTATTCGGGACGAACAAAAACGGCTTTGACCTGGAATAAAACATTATTGGAGATCAAAGAAAAAATAGAATCTGTAAGTGGAGAAAACTTTAATTCTTGTCTGCTAAATCTTTACCACGACGGCTCTGAAGGAATGGCATATCACAGCGATGGCGAAAAAGATCTTAAAGAAAATGGCGCCATCAGTTCTGTAAGTTTTGGAGCAGAAAGGAAATTCAATTTCAAACATAAAACGACGAAAGAATTGGTCTCACTAATTTTGGAAAACGGAAGCCTCTTGATGATGAAAGATACAACTCAGAAATTTTGGCTTCACAGATTGCCAACGACTACGAGAATCATAAAACCGAGAATCAGCCTGACTTTCAGGACGATTGATAAATCAAAAAATTAA
- a CDS encoding MFS transporter yields the protein MDKRILPLTLGGLAIGTTEFVIMALLPDVAKSLKISIPQAGHFISSYAAGVVVGAPILVAYAAKFPPKRILIFLMIAFTIFNGLSALSNDYYTMMILRFLSGLPHGAFFGVGIVVSSRLAKPGKQAQSIAMMFAGLTLANLAMVPFVTWLGHQLSWRYAFGVVSLIGLVTILALKFLLPYMNSLRTVGLKDELEFFKTIKAWHIISISAIGFGGLFAWFSYITPLMTNVSKFPTDSIAYIMVLAGSGMVVGNFLGGIMSDKMRPALAAAILFTAMILALIFVFLFSENKIISLILTFICGVLSMSVGTPINIIMLRTAKNSEMMAAAIMQAAFNIANSLGAYFGGLPLEYGLTYNYPSLVGAGLSIIGLILCLGFMRKYKAVI from the coding sequence ATGGATAAGAGAATACTTCCGCTCACTCTCGGCGGATTGGCAATTGGGACTACAGAATTCGTGATAATGGCACTTTTGCCCGACGTAGCAAAATCATTAAAAATCTCGATTCCCCAAGCTGGACATTTTATTTCTTCTTATGCAGCAGGCGTGGTTGTAGGCGCGCCAATCTTGGTAGCTTATGCCGCAAAGTTTCCTCCGAAGAGAATTTTGATTTTCTTGATGATTGCATTTACCATCTTCAACGGATTGTCGGCTTTGTCCAATGATTATTACACAATGATGATCCTGAGATTCCTGTCTGGGTTGCCTCACGGTGCGTTTTTCGGTGTGGGGATTGTGGTTTCATCACGATTGGCAAAACCTGGAAAGCAGGCGCAAAGTATTGCAATGATGTTTGCCGGACTCACGCTTGCTAATCTTGCGATGGTTCCATTTGTCACTTGGCTCGGACATCAGCTTTCGTGGCGATATGCTTTCGGCGTTGTTTCTTTGATAGGTTTGGTCACGATTTTAGCGCTTAAATTTCTGCTTCCGTATATGAACAGTCTGCGAACTGTCGGTTTGAAAGATGAATTGGAATTTTTCAAAACCATCAAAGCTTGGCACATTATTTCGATTTCAGCAATTGGATTTGGTGGTTTGTTCGCGTGGTTCAGTTACATCACACCTTTGATGACCAATGTTTCAAAGTTCCCGACAGATTCCATCGCTTACATAATGGTTTTGGCAGGTTCCGGTATGGTCGTAGGTAATTTCTTAGGTGGAATAATGTCTGACAAAATGCGACCAGCTTTAGCTGCAGCTATTCTTTTTACAGCAATGATTTTGGCTTTGATCTTCGTGTTTTTATTCTCAGAAAACAAAATTATTTCTCTGATTCTCACCTTTATTTGTGGGGTTTTATCGATGTCTGTCGGAACGCCGATCAACATCATTATGTTGCGAACGGCCAAAAATTCTGAGATGATGGCTGCGGCAATTATGCAAGCTGCTTTCAATATCGCAAATTCCCTTGGAGCTTATTTCGGTGGATTGCCTTTGGAATATGGATTGACTTACAATTATCCATCGTTGGTTGGCGCAGGATTATCTATTATAGGTTTAATTCTATGTCTTGGATTTATGAGAAAATACAAAGCAGTGATTTAG
- the yidD gene encoding membrane protein insertion efficiency factor YidD: protein MLNKILTFPIVVLIKFYQLAISPWLGKNCRYHPTCSHYTLEALKVHGLIKGSWLAMKRIASCHPWGGEGYDPVPPKQH from the coding sequence ATGTTGAACAAAATCCTCACTTTTCCAATCGTAGTTTTGATAAAATTTTATCAACTCGCCATCTCGCCTTGGCTTGGTAAGAACTGTAGATATCATCCAACCTGTTCGCATTACACTTTGGAAGCTTTAAAAGTTCACGGACTTATCAAAGGGAGCTGGCTGGCGATGAAACGAATTGCGAGCTGTCATCCTTGGGGAGGCGAAGGCTATGATCCTGTGCCACCAAAACAACATTAA
- a CDS encoding response regulator transcription factor, with protein sequence MSKKIYVVDDSPAILDSVKLMLNMEGYEVDNYERGSEMFNALSTSSKPDVILMDMWLSGEDGRDICKMIKAHQDFKNIPVVIMSASRGLGDTAIESGAIDFIPKPFDLGEIVEKIRYYSEKAG encoded by the coding sequence ATGTCAAAAAAAATATATGTTGTAGATGATAGCCCAGCCATTTTGGATTCAGTAAAATTGATGCTAAATATGGAAGGTTATGAAGTGGACAATTACGAAAGAGGTTCGGAAATGTTCAATGCACTTTCAACTTCTTCGAAACCCGATGTTATCCTAATGGATATGTGGCTTTCTGGCGAAGATGGCCGTGACATCTGCAAAATGATAAAGGCACACCAGGATTTTAAAAACATTCCTGTGGTCATTATGTCTGCAAGCCGAGGATTGGGCGACACAGCAATAGAAAGTGGTGCGATAGATTTCATCCCAAAACCTTTTGACCTGGGTGAAATTGTAGAAAAAATTAGATATTATTCAGAAAAAGCTGGATAA
- a CDS encoding DNA-deoxyinosine glycosylase, producing MMNRINSFPPIVDENSRILILGSMPGAKSLEMQQYYAFPQNQFWRIMFHLFDAEFSNDYETRINLIKANHIALWDVIESCERKGSSDTEIKAEIDNDIPQLIENHSNIKMIFCNGQKSYKNLLKILGKNFKIPIVVLPSTSPLHTVKFEEKLESWKSVRNHL from the coding sequence ATAATGAACAGAATAAATTCTTTCCCACCAATCGTAGATGAAAATTCCAGAATCCTGATTCTTGGATCGATGCCTGGTGCGAAGTCTTTGGAAATGCAGCAATATTATGCATTTCCGCAGAATCAATTTTGGAGAATTATGTTTCATCTTTTTGACGCGGAGTTTTCCAACGATTATGAGACAAGGATCAATCTCATCAAAGCAAATCATATCGCACTTTGGGATGTGATAGAAAGCTGCGAAAGAAAGGGTAGTAGCGACACTGAAATCAAAGCAGAGATTGATAATGACATTCCGCAATTGATTGAAAATCATTCAAATATTAAAATGATATTTTGCAACGGACAAAAATCTTATAAAAATCTGCTGAAAATTCTAGGTAAAAACTTCAAAATTCCAATTGTGGTTTTGCCTTCTACAAGTCCGCTCCATACGGTGAAATTTGAGGAGAAATTGGAAAGTTGGAAATCAGTTAGAAATCACTTGTAA
- the lgt gene encoding prolipoprotein diacylglyceryl transferase, giving the protein MWDPVKGIKLGPVMLHFYSLMFILAFGLGYFIMAKIFKIDGVDEKYLEPFFTYTLIGTILGARLGHVIFYQPELFKEDFLSVFLPISTRGGLHFTGFSGLASHGAAIMVIATTLYYSIKIIKKNPLWVYDRIGIVVASGGAFVRMGNFFNSEILGKPIDPASPFAMLFPQQSSEYGVTIPRYPTQLFEAFGYVCLFFLLWFLYKKTDKKYQQGWLFGLFFIILWAIRFFVEFLKEPQGDEIISFAGLNTGQILSIPFMIAGAVIMIISKKYNLPKTETV; this is encoded by the coding sequence ATTTGGGATCCAGTGAAAGGAATCAAACTGGGACCAGTGATGCTTCATTTTTACAGTCTAATGTTCATTCTTGCTTTCGGATTAGGCTATTTTATTATGGCCAAAATTTTCAAAATAGATGGTGTGGACGAGAAATATCTGGAGCCGTTTTTCACTTATACTTTGATTGGAACTATCTTGGGTGCAAGATTGGGTCACGTTATTTTTTATCAGCCAGAACTTTTCAAGGAAGATTTCCTCAGTGTATTTTTGCCAATCAGCACGCGAGGCGGTTTGCATTTCACAGGATTTTCCGGATTGGCCAGTCACGGCGCGGCGATTATGGTGATTGCAACGACATTATATTACAGCATCAAAATCATCAAGAAAAATCCACTTTGGGTTTATGACAGAATCGGGATTGTAGTTGCTTCCGGCGGTGCTTTTGTGAGAATGGGAAATTTTTTCAACTCCGAAATTTTAGGAAAACCTATTGATCCTGCTTCGCCATTTGCAATGCTTTTTCCACAACAGAGCTCAGAATATGGCGTTACGATTCCAAGATATCCAACGCAATTGTTTGAGGCCTTTGGATATGTTTGTCTTTTCTTTTTGCTTTGGTTTTTATATAAAAAGACCGACAAAAAATATCAGCAAGGTTGGTTGTTTGGATTATTCTTCATCATCCTTTGGGCCATCAGATTCTTTGTAGAATTCTTGAAAGAGCCACAAGGAGACGAGATTATCAGTTTTGCCGGACTTAATACTGGTCAAATTTTGAGTATTCCGTTTATGATTGCAGGAGCGGTAATTATGATCATCTCTAAGAAATATAACCTTCCAAAAACGGAAACAGTATAA
- a CDS encoding PAS domain-containing protein: MKNFLKSNISQDSLVLLLTQAPIALSMLMGDDFVIQVANPQILELWGKQPEIIGKRLIDALPEIKDQPFIDILTDVKKTGTPYKGYKHLAYIVRNGETTECYFDFIYAPIYNDDESEIIGVSVVATETTDQVLAERKVAETEYKFANLIKESDFAIAIYKGEDFIIDMANDKMLKTWGKDKSIIGKRIEQGIPELVGQSFLGLLKKVYESGETYAANEDRADLVVDGKLQTFYYNFSYQPLKNHNGEVYAIANVAVDVTDVVLTKRKLQENEDKYRNLADSLPIIIWTADKDGNIDYYNRKWYDYTGFSGIDTRENATQKILHPDDIPKATELWKISKENKRGYEIEYQFKDRTKENGYRWFLGRAIPIKDQDGEVVQWIGTCTDIDEFKQFQQQKDNFLGIASHELKTPLTSLKLYSQFLEKNLRKREDENNAVVALKMDEQINKLNNLINDLLDVTKIQNGKILLNNSDFDFEELVTEVVEEQQMSTRHKIEVESDNSVGTVYSDRHRISQVISNLISNAVKYSPDSDKILITSKLTNNNTILFSVKDFGIGIPENKKDRVFEQYYRVSGSKEHTFPGLGLGLYISSEIIKRTGGRIFVNSVEGKGSDFCFEIPKNEQT; encoded by the coding sequence ATGAAAAACTTTTTAAAGAGTAATATTTCCCAAGATTCTCTTGTTCTTTTATTAACGCAGGCTCCCATTGCTTTATCAATGTTGATGGGAGACGATTTCGTGATCCAAGTAGCCAATCCTCAAATTTTGGAACTTTGGGGAAAGCAGCCAGAGATCATTGGTAAAAGATTGATAGACGCTTTGCCAGAGATCAAGGACCAGCCGTTTATCGATATTTTAACTGATGTCAAAAAAACGGGAACGCCTTACAAAGGCTATAAACATCTCGCCTATATTGTAAGAAATGGCGAAACCACGGAATGCTACTTTGACTTCATCTATGCACCGATTTATAATGATGATGAATCGGAGATCATCGGTGTAAGTGTGGTCGCAACAGAAACTACCGATCAAGTTCTGGCCGAAAGAAAAGTTGCTGAAACAGAATACAAATTTGCCAATCTCATCAAAGAATCAGATTTCGCTATCGCTATTTACAAAGGCGAAGATTTCATCATCGATATGGCGAATGATAAGATGCTTAAAACCTGGGGAAAAGACAAATCAATCATTGGAAAAAGAATAGAACAAGGGATTCCGGAATTGGTGGGACAATCTTTTCTAGGACTTTTAAAGAAGGTGTATGAATCTGGAGAGACTTATGCAGCGAATGAGGACCGCGCAGATCTTGTGGTGGATGGGAAATTACAGACTTTTTATTACAATTTTTCTTATCAACCACTCAAAAATCACAATGGAGAAGTTTACGCCATTGCCAATGTTGCCGTAGATGTCACAGATGTTGTCTTGACGAAAAGAAAATTACAGGAAAACGAAGATAAATACAGAAATCTTGCAGACAGCCTCCCAATCATCATCTGGACGGCTGACAAAGATGGAAATATAGATTATTACAACAGAAAATGGTACGATTACACTGGTTTTTCAGGCATCGATACCCGAGAAAATGCAACTCAGAAAATCCTTCATCCTGATGATATTCCAAAGGCTACAGAACTTTGGAAGATCAGTAAAGAAAACAAAAGAGGTTATGAGATCGAGTACCAGTTCAAGGACAGAACCAAGGAAAATGGGTACCGATGGTTCCTTGGCAGAGCGATTCCAATCAAAGATCAGGATGGCGAAGTCGTGCAATGGATTGGAACTTGCACTGATATCGACGAGTTCAAACAATTTCAGCAGCAGAAAGACAATTTTCTCGGCATTGCCAGCCACGAGCTAAAAACGCCGCTGACAAGCCTTAAACTCTACTCTCAATTTCTGGAAAAAAATCTCAGAAAAAGAGAAGACGAAAACAATGCCGTGGTCGCTTTGAAAATGGATGAACAAATCAACAAACTCAATAATCTCATAAACGACCTTTTGGATGTTACGAAAATCCAAAATGGAAAGATTCTTCTAAACAATTCTGATTTCGATTTTGAGGAACTTGTGACTGAAGTTGTGGAAGAGCAACAGATGAGTACCAGACATAAGATCGAGGTAGAATCTGACAACTCTGTTGGAACCGTTTACAGTGACAGGCACCGCATTTCTCAGGTCATCAGCAATCTGATCAGCAATGCTGTGAAGTATTCACCTGATTCTGATAAAATACTTATAACAAGCAAATTAACAAACAACAATACCATTCTTTTCTCCGTCAAGGATTTTGGAATCGGTATTCCAGAAAATAAAAAAGATAGAGTTTTCGAACAATATTACAGGGTCAGCGGAAGCAAGGAGCACACCTTTCCCGGACTAGGACTTGGACTTTATATCTCATCTGAGATTATCAAGAGAACTGGTGGCAGGATTTTTGTAAATTCAGTTGAAGGGAAAGGGTCTGATTTTTGTTTTGAGATTCCGAAAAATGAACAAACCTAA
- a CDS encoding aminotransferase class V-fold PLP-dependent enzyme: MKKYSFKNDYSEGCHPNILEALIKTNLNQQNGYGYDNYSDDARELIKKKINDKNAEIYFVSGGTQANLLVISSILRPHESVISAETGHIFTNETGAIEATGHKIHGVVTEDGKLKPEHIQSVLDSHTNKPHQLKQKLVYISNSTEIGTIYQKQELTKLYEFCQANDLFLFMDGARLGQALTSEVNDLTLEDVANFTDVFYLGGTKNGALLGEAIVITNDNLKEEFGFHVKQKGALLAKGRLLGIQFLELMKDDLYFDLAKISNVQAMKIKSAFQKKGFQFLSETFTNQIFPILNNSQIEKLSKNYDFYVWKKMDEENSAIRIITSWATSDEVVEDFINEIKAL, from the coding sequence AAAAACGATTACTCCGAAGGTTGTCATCCCAATATTTTAGAAGCATTAATTAAAACTAATCTCAATCAGCAAAATGGCTACGGCTACGATAATTATTCTGATGACGCGAGAGAATTAATCAAGAAAAAAATCAATGATAAAAATGCTGAGATCTACTTTGTGAGTGGTGGAACGCAAGCCAATCTTTTGGTGATTTCGTCAATTCTTCGACCGCACGAAAGTGTGATCTCTGCAGAAACTGGACATATCTTTACCAATGAAACCGGCGCGATAGAAGCGACAGGGCATAAAATCCACGGCGTAGTAACGGAAGATGGAAAACTAAAACCAGAACACATTCAATCGGTTTTGGATTCTCATACCAACAAGCCGCATCAGCTGAAACAGAAATTGGTCTATATTTCAAATTCCACAGAAATTGGGACGATTTATCAAAAACAAGAGCTGACGAAGTTGTACGAATTTTGTCAAGCAAATGATCTCTTTCTTTTTATGGATGGCGCAAGATTGGGACAAGCGCTGACTTCTGAGGTCAACGATTTGACTTTGGAAGACGTAGCCAATTTTACAGACGTTTTCTATCTCGGCGGAACTAAAAATGGCGCACTTCTCGGCGAAGCAATTGTGATTACTAATGACAATTTGAAAGAAGAATTCGGCTTCCACGTCAAGCAGAAAGGTGCGTTGTTGGCAAAAGGAAGATTGCTGGGAATTCAGTTTTTGGAATTGATGAAAGATGATCTGTATTTTGATTTGGCCAAGATTTCCAATGTTCAGGCAATGAAGATCAAATCGGCTTTTCAGAAAAAAGGATTCCAGTTTTTATCAGAAACTTTTACGAATCAAATATTCCCAATTCTAAACAATTCTCAAATCGAAAAGTTATCGAAAAACTATGATTTCTACGTATGGAAAAAGATGGATGAAGAGAATTCTGCAATTAGAATAATAACTTCCTGGGCGACTTCTGATGAAGTTGTGGAAGATTTTATTAATGAAATTAAAGCTTTGTAA